The Micromonospora sp. M71_S20 genome has a window encoding:
- the ftsY gene encoding signal recognition particle-docking protein FtsY, whose protein sequence is MTEYLLIALALLGVLILGGIGLVVPRLRRRPEPPLPKTEVETRAEEDLAGPPVEAPEAELSTGILVEPPVVEAPAPVLEVPEPTAGRLVRLRSRLSRSQNAFGKGLLGLLSRDHLDEDAWEEIEDSLITADVGIDATREIVDRLRERTRVLGTRSAGELRALLAAELVNALDPTLDRSLRTAPKEGVPAVVLVVGVNGAGKTTTCGKIARVLVADGRSVLLGAADTFRAAAADQLETWGGRVGAETVRGPEAADPASVAFDAVKRGIDTGVDTVLIDTAGRLQNKIGLMDELGKVKRVVEKHGPIDETLLILDATTGQNGLEQARVFTEVVNVTGVVLSKLDGTAKGGIVIAVQRKLGIPVKLVGLGEGKDDLAPFDPAQFVDALLGTEPLARDA, encoded by the coding sequence ATGACCGAATACCTCCTCATCGCGCTCGCCCTGCTCGGCGTGCTGATCCTTGGCGGCATCGGGCTGGTCGTGCCGCGGCTGCGCCGGCGACCGGAGCCGCCGCTGCCGAAGACGGAGGTCGAGACCCGGGCCGAGGAGGACCTCGCCGGCCCGCCGGTGGAGGCGCCGGAGGCCGAGTTGTCCACCGGAATCCTGGTGGAACCGCCGGTCGTGGAGGCGCCGGCCCCGGTGCTGGAGGTCCCCGAGCCGACCGCCGGGCGGCTGGTCCGGCTGCGCTCGCGGCTGTCCCGCTCGCAGAACGCCTTCGGCAAGGGCCTGCTCGGCCTGCTCAGCCGCGACCACCTCGACGAGGACGCCTGGGAGGAGATCGAGGACAGTCTGATCACCGCCGACGTCGGCATCGACGCCACCCGGGAGATCGTCGACCGGCTGCGCGAGCGGACCCGGGTCCTCGGCACCCGGTCCGCGGGCGAGCTGCGTGCCCTGCTCGCCGCCGAGCTGGTCAACGCGCTCGACCCGACCCTGGACCGGTCCCTGCGGACCGCGCCCAAGGAGGGCGTGCCGGCGGTCGTGCTGGTCGTCGGCGTCAACGGCGCGGGCAAGACCACCACCTGCGGCAAGATCGCCCGGGTGCTCGTCGCCGACGGCCGCAGCGTGCTGCTCGGCGCCGCCGACACCTTCCGGGCCGCCGCCGCCGACCAGCTGGAGACCTGGGGCGGGCGGGTCGGCGCGGAGACCGTGCGCGGGCCCGAGGCGGCCGACCCGGCCAGCGTGGCCTTCGACGCCGTCAAGCGGGGCATCGACACCGGCGTCGACACCGTGCTGATCGACACCGCCGGCCGCCTCCAGAACAAGATCGGCCTGATGGACGAGCTGGGCAAGGTCAAGCGGGTCGTGGAGAAGCACGGCCCGATCGACGAGACACTGCTCATCCTCGACGCCACCACCGGGCAGAACGGGCTGGAGCAGGCCCGGGTCTTCACCGAGGTGGTCAACGTGACCGGTGTCGTGCTCAGCAAGCTCGACGGCACCGCCAAGGGCGGCATCGTGATCGCCGTGCAGCGCAAGCTGGGCATCCCGGTCAAGCTGGTCGGGCTCGGCGAGGGCAAGGACGACCTGGCCCCGTTCGACCCCGCCCAGTTCGTCGACGCGCTGCTCGGTACCGAGCCGCTCGCCCGGGACGCGTAA
- a CDS encoding alkaline phosphatase D family protein: MPAAHLLIGPLLRRVVGTRATIWVETSAPAVVTVRTADGAGGTAPTFSAYDHHYALVVVEGLTPDSATTYEVLIDDEVAWPVPKSTFPPSMIRTRAADDLDQPVRLVFGSCRETTQHATTRRLPPDALDAYARRLMADPDPADVPDLLVLLGDQVYADVTSPTVRRLLKRRRRRPKGAPGDQVVSFDEYTKLYLESWRDPEIRWLFSTVPSVMIFDDHEIIDDWNTSAPWRADMRDQPWWAERIASGLASYWVYQHLGNLSPDEIAADPVYAKVVAAEDATGVLREFGQRVDTEADLAHDTERWRAVQYQWSYALDLGRTRLVMLDNRCSRVLEPGQRAMLPPGEWSWFLDRAHGVYDHLVVGASLPWLLPPGIHHVEAWNEKLADSRRRWVAGLSEKLRRGLDLEHWAAFRRSFDALGALFARLGSGTPGTPGERVGAGPAYAPPASISVLSGDVHHSYVARARFDDRSVVTPVHQLTCSPIHNQVPAGMRPLMKLGWSSGPSGATRALARTAGVRRPPFRWKRLAGPYFGNAVATLVHAGRTAEVTIEGTTSDGHLREVMRQRLTPGG, from the coding sequence ATGCCCGCGGCACACCTGCTCATCGGCCCGTTGCTCCGCAGGGTGGTCGGCACGAGGGCCACCATCTGGGTCGAGACCAGCGCGCCCGCGGTGGTCACCGTCCGCACCGCCGACGGCGCCGGCGGCACCGCCCCCACCTTCTCGGCGTACGACCACCACTACGCGCTCGTCGTCGTGGAGGGGCTCACCCCCGACAGCGCCACCACCTACGAGGTGCTGATCGACGACGAGGTCGCCTGGCCGGTGCCGAAGAGCACGTTCCCGCCCAGCATGATCCGCACCCGGGCGGCCGACGACCTCGACCAGCCGGTCCGGTTGGTCTTCGGCTCCTGCCGCGAGACCACCCAGCACGCCACCACCAGGCGGCTGCCCCCGGACGCCCTCGACGCGTACGCCCGACGGCTGATGGCCGACCCGGACCCGGCCGACGTGCCCGACCTGCTGGTGCTCCTCGGCGACCAGGTCTACGCGGACGTGACCTCCCCCACGGTCCGGCGGCTGCTGAAGCGGCGCCGCCGGCGGCCCAAGGGCGCGCCGGGCGACCAGGTGGTCAGCTTCGACGAGTACACGAAGCTCTACCTGGAGTCCTGGCGGGACCCGGAGATCCGCTGGCTGTTCTCCACCGTGCCGAGCGTGATGATCTTCGACGACCACGAGATCATCGACGACTGGAACACCTCGGCCCCCTGGCGGGCCGACATGCGCGACCAGCCCTGGTGGGCGGAGCGGATCGCCAGCGGCCTCGCCTCGTACTGGGTCTACCAGCACCTGGGCAACCTCTCCCCAGACGAGATCGCCGCCGACCCGGTCTACGCCAAGGTCGTCGCGGCGGAGGACGCCACCGGGGTGCTGCGCGAGTTCGGGCAGCGGGTCGACACCGAGGCCGACCTCGCCCACGACACCGAGCGGTGGCGGGCCGTGCAGTACCAGTGGAGCTACGCGCTGGACCTGGGTCGCACCCGGCTGGTCATGCTGGACAACCGGTGCAGCCGGGTGCTGGAGCCCGGCCAGCGGGCGATGCTGCCCCCGGGCGAGTGGTCGTGGTTCCTCGACCGCGCCCACGGCGTCTACGACCACCTCGTGGTCGGTGCCTCCCTGCCCTGGCTGCTGCCGCCCGGCATCCACCACGTGGAGGCGTGGAACGAGAAGCTGGCCGACTCCCGGCGGCGCTGGGTCGCCGGGCTGTCGGAGAAGCTGCGCCGGGGGCTGGACCTGGAGCACTGGGCCGCGTTCCGCCGCTCGTTCGACGCACTCGGCGCCCTCTTCGCCCGCCTCGGCAGCGGCACCCCCGGCACCCCCGGCGAGCGCGTCGGGGCCGGCCCGGCGTACGCGCCACCGGCGTCGATCAGCGTGCTCTCCGGCGACGTGCACCACTCGTACGTGGCGCGGGCCCGGTTCGACGACCGGAGCGTGGTCACCCCGGTGCACCAGCTCACCTGCTCGCCCATCCACAACCAGGTCCCGGCCGGGATGCGCCCGCTGATGAAGCTCGGCTGGTCGTCCGGGCCGTCCGGGGCCACCCGGGCGCTGGCCCGCACCGCCGGGGTACGCCGCCCACCCTTCCGCTGGAAGCGGCTCGCCGGGCCGTACTTCGGCAACGCCGTCGCCACGCTGGTGCACGCCGGCCGGACGGCCGAGGTGACCATCGAGGGCACCACCAGCGACGGCCACCTGCGCGAGGTCATGCGGCAGCGCCTCACCCCCGGCGGCTGA
- a CDS encoding DinB family protein has protein sequence MTWRAPEITRTPEPHVGDERTMLEGWLDYHRQTLLLKCAGLTAEQLRTPSVEPSGLTLLGLVRHLAEVEAWWFRENFAGQQVDYPYFTPDNPDADHDVSTADAEADLATFHREVALARAATAGRSLDETFTEVGPKRRTFNLRWAYVHMIEEYARHNGHADLIRERIDGATGE, from the coding sequence ATGACATGGCGAGCACCGGAGATCACCCGGACCCCCGAGCCCCACGTCGGCGACGAGCGCACGATGCTGGAGGGCTGGCTGGACTACCACCGGCAGACCCTGCTGCTCAAGTGCGCCGGGCTGACCGCCGAGCAACTACGCACGCCGAGCGTCGAGCCCTCCGGGCTCACCCTGCTCGGCCTGGTCCGGCACCTGGCCGAGGTGGAGGCCTGGTGGTTCCGGGAGAACTTCGCCGGCCAGCAGGTCGACTACCCCTACTTCACGCCCGACAACCCGGACGCCGACCACGACGTCAGCACCGCCGACGCCGAGGCCGACCTCGCCACCTTCCACCGGGAGGTCGCGCTGGCCCGCGCCGCCACCGCCGGCCGGTCGCTCGACGAGACCTTCACCGAGGTCGGCCCGAAGCGCCGCACGTTCAACCTGCGCTGGGCCTACGTGCACATGATCGAGGAGTACGCCCGGCACAACGGCCACGCCGACCTGATCCGCGAACGCATCGACGGCGCCACAGGCGAGTAG
- a CDS encoding HAD-IA family hydrolase, with protein MGRERATALLVDFDGVLRRWDPAVAAGVEREYGLSEGVLTEIAMQWGRLQPVLTGRVSHAEWMTSVADALADSVGGPERARAAVEQWQRYRGEVDPEVLAFVREARAGGIRVGLGTNATDLLDADLAALDLTDEFDAVVNSSRIGVNKPAKEYFQAACEALETPAARVLFVDDEDWAIRGARVAGLSALRWSGPADLRYARAALAY; from the coding sequence GTGGGTCGGGAACGGGCGACGGCGCTCCTGGTGGACTTCGACGGGGTCCTGCGGCGGTGGGACCCGGCGGTGGCCGCCGGGGTGGAGCGGGAGTACGGCCTGTCCGAGGGCGTACTCACCGAGATCGCCATGCAGTGGGGGCGGCTCCAGCCGGTGCTGACCGGCCGGGTCAGCCACGCCGAGTGGATGACCAGCGTGGCCGACGCGCTGGCCGACTCCGTGGGCGGCCCCGAGCGGGCCCGGGCCGCCGTGGAGCAGTGGCAGCGCTACCGGGGCGAGGTGGACCCCGAGGTGCTCGCCTTCGTCCGCGAGGCGCGGGCCGGCGGCATCCGGGTCGGCCTCGGCACGAACGCCACCGACCTGCTCGACGCCGACCTCGCCGCGCTCGACCTGACGGACGAGTTCGACGCGGTGGTCAACTCGTCCAGGATCGGGGTGAACAAGCCGGCGAAGGAGTACTTCCAGGCGGCCTGCGAGGCCCTGGAGACCCCGGCGGCCCGGGTGCTCTTCGTCGACGACGAGGACTGGGCGATCCGGGGCGCCCGCGTCGCCGGCCTGTCGGCGCTGCGCTGGAGCGGCCCGGCCGACCTGCGGTACGCGCGGGCCGCCCTGGCGTACTGA
- the smc gene encoding chromosome segregation protein SMC gives MHLKSLTVKGFKSFASATTLKLEPGITCVVGPNGSGKSNVVDAIAWVLGEQGAKALRGGKMEDVIFAGTAGRAPLGRAEVTLTIDNTDGALPIEYTEVSITRRMFRSGESEYEINGDSCRLLDIQELLSDSGIGREMHIIVGQGRLDGMLHAKPEDRRSFIEEAAGVLKHRKRKEKALRKLDAMQTNLNRLTDLTAELRRQLKPLGRQAEVARRAAAIQANLRDARLRLLADDLATLRATLDREIADETAVRERREQVEAEHTEVQARLAELEAALAEDAPLLAAAQDTWYKLSALSERFRSIEQLARERLRHLSATPDDERPGRDPEQLEAEAERIREQEEELRGALTDDQIRLAEAVEHRQELERQLAAAERELVAAARAIADRREGLARLTGQVNSARARTTSAGEEIERLATAHADALARADQAQAELDAVAEQSTEADRDNADLDARHAEAVATQERAQATVRSLTDAERAAEKDAATWKAREEALALGLRRKDGAGALLARADEVPGLLGSLAGLLTVAPGQEAALAAALGGLADAVAVSGVDEAVEAMRLLKISDAGRAGLLVGSPAGPGMDGPADALRPRLPDGARWAPDLVECSPQIRPAVHRALRDVVLVDDLASAAEVVAGNPELRAVTPDGDVVGAYAAAGGSAKAPSFIEVQAAVEEARSNRVAAERTGAELREQLVDARAEVAAAKETVQHAAAAKREAESHRNAAARRLAELGAAARSAKAETDRLGESRARAEAARERDLLTLAELEERLRLAEETPVDAEPSTEERDQLAAMVPQARQNEMEVRLAVRTAEERVSSIAGRADSLRRQATAERAARERAAARRAARTRGAGIARAVAGGAREALTRLATSIAAAEEHRDAVARERAAREAELQEVRGAAKRLGAELERLTSQVHRDEVARAEQRLRIEQLEAKAAEDFGLDVETLVAEYGPTQAVPPTQADVAAAERDGLPVPEPVRYERPVQEKRAAKAERELALLGKVNPLALEEFAALEERYKFLSEQLEDLKATRRDLLTVVKDVDDRILEVFASAFEDTAREFQQVFTVLFPGGEGRLVLTDPDDLLTTGVEVEARPPGKKIKRLSLLSGGERSLTAVAMLVAIFRARPSPFYIMDEVEAALDDVNLGRLITLLAQLREKSQLIVITHQKRTMEVADALYGVTMRNGVTQVISQRLNRADGDERRGRGEENE, from the coding sequence GTGCATCTCAAGAGCCTGACGGTGAAGGGCTTCAAGTCCTTCGCCTCCGCGACGACGCTGAAGCTGGAACCGGGGATCACCTGCGTGGTCGGCCCGAACGGCTCCGGCAAGTCCAACGTCGTCGACGCCATCGCCTGGGTGCTCGGCGAGCAGGGCGCCAAGGCGCTGCGCGGCGGCAAGATGGAGGACGTCATCTTCGCCGGCACCGCCGGCCGGGCCCCGCTGGGCCGGGCCGAGGTGACCCTCACGATCGACAACACCGACGGCGCGCTGCCGATCGAGTACACCGAGGTGTCGATCACCCGCCGGATGTTCCGCTCCGGCGAGAGCGAGTACGAGATCAACGGCGACTCCTGCCGGCTGCTCGACATCCAGGAACTGCTGTCGGACTCCGGCATCGGCCGGGAGATGCACATCATCGTCGGCCAGGGGCGACTCGACGGGATGCTGCACGCCAAGCCGGAGGACCGGCGGTCGTTCATCGAGGAGGCGGCCGGCGTCCTCAAGCACCGCAAGCGCAAGGAGAAGGCGCTGCGGAAGCTCGACGCGATGCAGACGAACCTCAACCGGCTCACCGACCTCACCGCCGAGCTGCGCCGCCAGCTCAAGCCGCTGGGCCGGCAGGCGGAGGTGGCCCGCCGCGCCGCCGCCATCCAGGCCAACCTGCGCGACGCCCGGCTGCGGCTGCTCGCCGACGACCTGGCCACCCTGCGGGCCACCCTGGACCGGGAGATCGCCGACGAGACCGCGGTGCGCGAGCGGCGCGAGCAGGTCGAGGCCGAGCACACGGAGGTGCAGGCGCGGCTGGCCGAGCTGGAGGCGGCCCTCGCCGAGGACGCGCCGCTGCTGGCCGCCGCCCAGGACACCTGGTACAAGCTCTCCGCCCTCTCCGAGCGGTTCCGCTCCATCGAGCAGCTCGCCCGGGAACGGCTGCGGCACCTCAGCGCCACCCCCGACGACGAGCGCCCCGGCCGCGACCCCGAGCAGTTGGAGGCCGAGGCCGAGCGGATCCGCGAGCAGGAGGAGGAGCTGCGCGGCGCGCTCACCGACGACCAGATCCGGCTGGCCGAGGCCGTCGAGCACCGCCAGGAGCTGGAACGGCAGCTCGCCGCCGCCGAACGCGAGCTGGTCGCCGCGGCCAGGGCGATCGCCGACCGGCGCGAGGGCCTGGCCCGGCTGACCGGCCAGGTCAACTCCGCCCGCGCCCGGACCACCAGCGCCGGCGAGGAGATCGAACGGCTCGCCACCGCGCACGCCGACGCGCTGGCCCGGGCCGACCAGGCCCAGGCCGAACTCGACGCGGTCGCCGAGCAGTCCACCGAGGCGGACCGGGACAACGCCGACCTCGACGCCCGGCACGCCGAGGCGGTCGCCACCCAGGAGCGGGCGCAGGCCACCGTGCGGTCGCTGACCGACGCGGAGCGGGCGGCGGAGAAGGACGCCGCCACCTGGAAGGCCCGGGAGGAGGCGCTCGCCCTCGGTCTGCGCCGCAAGGACGGCGCGGGCGCGCTGCTGGCCCGCGCCGACGAGGTCCCGGGCCTGCTCGGCAGCCTCGCCGGGCTGCTCACCGTCGCGCCCGGGCAGGAGGCCGCGCTCGCCGCCGCGCTCGGCGGGCTCGCCGACGCGGTCGCGGTCAGCGGCGTCGACGAGGCGGTCGAGGCCATGCGGCTGCTGAAGATCTCCGACGCCGGGCGCGCCGGCCTGCTGGTCGGCAGCCCCGCCGGGCCGGGCATGGACGGCCCCGCCGATGCGCTGCGGCCGAGGCTGCCCGACGGCGCCCGCTGGGCGCCCGACCTGGTGGAGTGCTCCCCGCAGATCCGTCCGGCGGTGCACCGGGCGCTGCGCGACGTGGTGCTGGTCGACGATCTCGCCTCGGCGGCCGAGGTGGTCGCCGGCAATCCGGAGCTGCGCGCGGTCACCCCGGACGGCGACGTGGTCGGGGCGTACGCGGCGGCCGGCGGGTCAGCCAAGGCGCCCAGCTTCATCGAGGTGCAGGCCGCCGTCGAGGAGGCCCGGTCGAACCGCGTCGCCGCCGAACGCACCGGCGCGGAGCTGCGCGAACAGCTCGTCGACGCCCGCGCCGAGGTGGCCGCCGCCAAGGAGACGGTGCAGCACGCCGCCGCCGCCAAGCGGGAGGCGGAGAGCCACCGCAACGCCGCCGCCCGCCGCCTGGCCGAGCTGGGCGCGGCGGCCCGCTCCGCGAAGGCGGAGACCGACCGGCTCGGCGAGTCCCGGGCCCGCGCGGAGGCGGCCCGGGAGCGGGACCTGCTCACCCTCGCCGAGCTGGAGGAGCGGCTGCGGCTGGCCGAGGAGACCCCCGTCGACGCGGAACCCTCCACGGAGGAACGCGACCAGCTCGCCGCGATGGTGCCGCAGGCGCGGCAGAACGAGATGGAGGTCCGCCTCGCGGTGCGTACCGCCGAGGAGCGGGTCTCCTCGATCGCCGGCCGCGCGGACTCGCTGCGCCGGCAGGCCACCGCCGAGCGGGCCGCGCGGGAACGCGCGGCGGCGCGGCGCGCGGCGCGCACCCGGGGCGCGGGGATCGCCCGGGCCGTGGCGGGCGGGGCCCGGGAGGCCCTCACCCGGCTGGCCACCTCCATCGCCGCGGCCGAGGAGCACCGTGACGCCGTGGCGCGCGAGCGCGCCGCCCGCGAGGCCGAGCTCCAGGAGGTACGCGGCGCCGCCAAGCGGCTCGGCGCGGAGCTGGAGCGGCTGACCAGCCAGGTGCACCGCGACGAGGTGGCCCGCGCCGAGCAGCGGCTGCGCATCGAGCAGTTGGAGGCGAAGGCCGCCGAGGACTTCGGCCTGGACGTGGAGACCCTCGTCGCCGAGTACGGCCCGACCCAGGCCGTCCCGCCCACCCAGGCCGACGTGGCGGCGGCCGAACGCGACGGCCTGCCGGTGCCCGAGCCGGTCCGCTACGAGCGGCCGGTGCAGGAGAAGCGGGCGGCCAAGGCGGAACGGGAACTGGCCCTGCTCGGCAAGGTGAACCCGCTGGCCCTGGAGGAGTTCGCGGCGCTGGAGGAGCGTTACAAGTTCCTCTCCGAGCAGCTGGAGGACCTCAAGGCCACCCGCCGCGACCTGCTCACCGTGGTCAAGGACGTCGACGACCGGATCCTGGAGGTCTTCGCCAGCGCGTTCGAGGACACGGCCCGGGAGTTCCAGCAGGTCTTCACCGTGCTCTTCCCCGGCGGCGAGGGGCGGCTGGTGCTCACCGACCCCGACGACCTGCTCACCACCGGCGTCGAGGTCGAGGCCCGCCCGCCGGGCAAGAAGATCAAGCGGCTGTCGCTGCTCTCCGGCGGCGAACGTTCGCTGACCGCGGTGGCGATGCTGGTGGCCATCTTCCGGGCCCGGCCCAGCCCGTTCTACATCATGGACGAGGTGGAGGCGGCGCTCGACGACGTCAACCTGGGGCGGCTGATCACGCTGCTGGCCCAGTTGCGGGAGAAGAGCCAGCTCATCGTCATCACGCACCAGAAGCGGACGATGGAGGTCGCCGACGCCTTGTACGGCGTGACCATGCGCAACGGGGTGACCCAGGTGATCAGCCAGCGGCTCAACCGGGCCGACGGAGACGAGCGGCGTGGCCGCGGCGAGGAGAACGAGTAG